One Pseudomonas sp. FP1742 genomic window carries:
- a CDS encoding triacylglycerol lipase: MDMDASTKYPIVLVHGLFGFDRIAGYPYFFEIEEALERAGAQVFAVNIPTVNGNEERGEKLLEHVDRILLETGAAKVNLIGHSQGPLAARYVAALYPEKVASVTSVSCPNHGSEIADQLHKALTPGELPEAFVLALLSAVGTFISLISGHPENPVDPQAAFESLTSAGLAAFNRKYPQGVPKVWGGEGNEIENGVYYYSWSGIVQNFQSLQLLDPTHLNCKVLSQLFYKEKHANDGLVGRYSSHLGKVIRSDYPMDHFDAVNQMAGINSWNVSPVGLYLEHAARLKGKGL, encoded by the coding sequence ATGGACATGGATGCGTCTACGAAATACCCCATTGTGTTGGTTCACGGTCTTTTCGGTTTCGATAGAATCGCCGGTTACCCCTACTTCTTCGAGATCGAGGAAGCCTTGGAACGCGCTGGTGCCCAGGTGTTTGCCGTGAATATTCCAACCGTCAACGGCAATGAGGAACGCGGCGAAAAACTGCTCGAACACGTCGACCGCATTTTGCTGGAAACGGGCGCTGCCAAGGTCAATCTGATCGGCCATAGCCAAGGCCCGCTGGCCGCACGCTACGTCGCAGCCCTGTACCCGGAAAAGGTCGCTTCGGTCACCTCGGTCAGTTGCCCCAACCACGGCTCCGAGATTGCCGACCAACTGCACAAGGCACTGACACCGGGAGAACTACCCGAAGCCTTCGTGTTGGCCTTGTTGAGCGCGGTCGGCACCTTCATTTCGTTGATCAGTGGCCACCCGGAAAATCCCGTGGATCCTCAAGCGGCGTTTGAATCGCTGACCAGTGCAGGACTGGCCGCTTTTAATCGCAAGTACCCGCAAGGGGTGCCAAAGGTTTGGGGCGGGGAAGGCAACGAAATTGAAAACGGGGTGTATTACTACTCCTGGAGCGGGATCGTGCAGAACTTTCAAAGCCTGCAACTCCTCGACCCGACCCATTTGAACTGTAAGGTGCTGTCGCAGTTGTTTTATAAAGAGAAGCACGCCAACGATGGGCTGGTTGGCCGCTACAGCTCGCATCTGGGCAAAGTGATTCGCTCGGATTACCCCATGGACCATTTCGACGCCGTCAATCAGATGGCCGGCATCAATAGCTGGAACGTGAGCCCGGTCGGGCTCTACCTTGAACATGCCGCCCGGCTCAAGGGCAAGGGGTTGTAA
- a CDS encoding TetR/AcrR family transcriptional regulator — MHKEPRKVREFRRREQEILDTALKLFLEQGEDSVTVEMIADAVGIGKGTIYKHFKSKAEIYLRLMLDYERDLNELLHSADVDKDKEALSRAYFEFRMRDPQRYRLFDRLEEKVVKGNQVPEMVEELHKIRASNFERLTLLIKGRISEGKLEDVPPYFHYCAAWALVHGAVALYHSPFWSNVLEDQEGFFQFLMDIGVRMGNKRKRDTDTPSS, encoded by the coding sequence ATGCATAAAGAACCTCGTAAGGTCCGTGAGTTTCGTCGCCGCGAGCAAGAAATTCTCGATACCGCGCTCAAGCTGTTCCTCGAACAAGGTGAAGACAGTGTCACCGTCGAGATGATTGCTGATGCCGTAGGTATCGGCAAAGGCACGATCTACAAGCACTTCAAGTCCAAGGCGGAGATCTACCTGCGCCTGATGCTCGATTACGAGCGCGATTTGAATGAGTTGTTGCATTCGGCCGATGTCGATAAGGACAAGGAGGCCCTGTCCCGGGCCTACTTCGAATTCCGCATGCGCGATCCGCAACGCTATCGGTTGTTCGATCGCCTGGAAGAAAAGGTGGTCAAGGGCAATCAGGTGCCGGAGATGGTCGAGGAACTGCACAAGATCCGCGCCTCGAATTTCGAACGCCTGACCCTGCTAATCAAGGGCCGGATCAGCGAAGGTAAGCTCGAGGACGTGCCGCCTTACTTCCATTACTGTGCGGCCTGGGCGCTGGTGCACGGCGCGGTGGCGCTGTATCACTCGCCGTTCTGGAGCAATGTGCTGGAAGATCAGGAAGGTTTCTTCCAGTTCCTGATGGACATCGGCGTGCGCATGGGCAACAAGCGCAAGCGCGATACCGACACTCCGAGCAGCTGA
- a CDS encoding SDR family oxidoreductase translates to MAEPLSLPPVPAPPKGERLKNKVVLLTGAAQGIGEAIVATFASQQAKLIISDIQAEKVEKVAAHWREQGADVVAIKADVSRQQDLHAMAKLAIELHGRIDVLVNCAGVNVFRDPLQMTEDDWHRCFAIDLDGAWYGCKAVLPQMIEQGIGSIINIASTHSTHIIPGCFPYPVAKHGLLGLTRALGIEYAPKGIRVNAIAPGYIETQLNVDYWNGFADPHAERQRAFDLHPPRRIGQPIEVAMTAVFLASDEAPFINASCITIDGGRSVMYHD, encoded by the coding sequence ATGGCTGAACCTCTTTCCTTGCCGCCAGTGCCCGCACCGCCCAAGGGTGAGCGCCTGAAAAACAAAGTCGTGCTGTTGACCGGTGCCGCTCAGGGGATCGGCGAAGCGATTGTCGCGACCTTTGCGTCCCAGCAGGCCAAGCTGATCATCAGCGATATCCAGGCCGAGAAAGTCGAAAAGGTCGCGGCGCATTGGCGTGAACAAGGCGCGGATGTGGTGGCGATCAAGGCCGACGTATCGCGCCAGCAAGACCTGCACGCCATGGCCAAGTTGGCCATTGAGCTTCACGGTCGCATCGACGTGCTGGTCAACTGCGCCGGGGTCAACGTGTTCCGTGATCCGCTGCAAATGACCGAGGACGACTGGCACCGCTGCTTCGCCATTGATCTGGACGGCGCCTGGTATGGCTGCAAAGCCGTGCTGCCGCAGATGATCGAGCAGGGCATCGGCAGCATCATCAACATCGCCTCGACCCATTCGACCCACATCATTCCCGGCTGCTTCCCGTACCCGGTGGCCAAGCATGGCCTGCTCGGGCTGACCCGCGCCTTGGGCATCGAATACGCACCCAAGGGCATTCGCGTCAACGCCATCGCGCCGGGCTATATCGAAACCCAACTGAACGTCGATTACTGGAACGGTTTTGCCGACCCCCATGCCGAACGTCAGCGGGCCTTCGACTTGCATCCACCGCGGCGCATCGGCCAGCCCATCGAAGTGGCGATGACCGCCGTGTTCCTGGCCAGTGATGAGGCGCCTTTCATCAATGCTTCGTGCATCACCATCGATGGTGGTCGTTCGGTCATGTACCACGACTGA
- a CDS encoding SMP-30/gluconolactonase/LRE family protein, translating into MTWTAVTEHRARLGEGPFWDAPTQALYWVDIAGKQALRLIGANVQIWQMPEHVSAFIPCESGDALVTLNSGVYRLDLNSPGLEPRLTLLCVADPQPGNRANEARCDALGRLWLGTMQNNIGEQGEDLPIVRRSGGLFRIDRDARVTPLLRGLGIPNTLLWSDDGTTLYFADSLDSTLYRHFIHTDGSLDTAYVWFGPHERGGPDGSAMDAEGYIWNARWDGSCLLRLTPEGHVDRVIELPVSRPTSCVFGGEDFKTLYVTSAASPLNHPLDGALLSVRVDVPGKPCQRFAG; encoded by the coding sequence ATGACGTGGACTGCGGTTACCGAACACCGTGCGCGACTCGGTGAAGGCCCGTTCTGGGATGCACCGACCCAGGCGCTGTACTGGGTAGACATCGCCGGCAAACAGGCGCTGCGACTGATCGGCGCCAATGTGCAAATCTGGCAGATGCCGGAGCACGTGTCCGCGTTCATCCCCTGCGAAAGCGGTGACGCCCTGGTGACGTTGAACAGCGGGGTTTATCGGCTGGACCTGAACTCTCCCGGCCTGGAACCTCGGTTGACCTTGCTCTGCGTGGCCGATCCGCAACCCGGCAATCGCGCCAACGAAGCCCGTTGTGATGCCTTGGGCCGGCTCTGGCTGGGCACCATGCAAAACAACATTGGCGAGCAGGGCGAAGACTTGCCCATCGTGCGCCGCTCCGGTGGCCTGTTTCGCATCGACCGCGATGCTCGGGTCACGCCGCTGCTGCGAGGGCTGGGTATTCCTAACACGTTGCTGTGGAGCGATGACGGCACGACCCTGTATTTCGCCGACAGCCTCGACAGCACGCTTTACCGGCATTTCATCCATACCGACGGCAGTCTCGACACCGCCTACGTCTGGTTTGGCCCCCACGAACGGGGTGGCCCCGACGGCTCGGCGATGGATGCCGAGGGCTATATCTGGAACGCCCGCTGGGACGGCAGTTGCCTGCTCAGGCTGACCCCCGAGGGTCATGTGGACCGGGTGATCGAACTGCCTGTCAGCCGCCCCACCAGTTGCGTGTTCGGTGGCGAAGACTTCAAAACCTTGTACGTCACCAGTGCGGCGAGCCCGCTCAACCATCCATTGGATGGTGCGTTGTTGTCGGTTCGAGTCGATGTACCCGGAAAACCCTGTCAGCGATTTGCGGGTTAA
- a CDS encoding DUF4823 domain-containing protein: protein MRSLVLLLAVLALGGCMNVSDMAEGTRYHMSDAGLLDHSDSRRVNNFRIQSDSFIYIAQGAFAPPGSAYPRPNVVAEEAFNGFIEYFPMVRRARMPEGLDAAMGEARAAGAHYLLYTRFAKADDRIGNSDEWLDQEHVDRLGIDSGVIQIMLIETSTQYLIDTARIKSRGGLLTFHDNKPEDLLGPPLEQYARSLLGLSDQ, encoded by the coding sequence ATGCGTAGCCTGGTTTTGCTGCTGGCCGTTTTGGCGCTTGGTGGCTGCATGAATGTCAGCGATATGGCCGAAGGCACTCGCTACCACATGAGCGACGCGGGGCTGCTGGACCACAGCGATAGTCGCCGCGTGAATAACTTCCGCATTCAGTCGGATTCATTCATCTACATCGCCCAGGGCGCCTTCGCACCGCCAGGCAGTGCCTATCCGCGACCTAACGTGGTGGCCGAAGAAGCTTTCAATGGCTTTATCGAATATTTCCCGATGGTACGCCGTGCCCGCATGCCGGAAGGTCTCGACGCCGCCATGGGTGAAGCCCGTGCCGCCGGCGCTCATTACCTGCTTTATACCCGTTTCGCCAAGGCCGATGACCGCATCGGCAACTCGGACGAGTGGCTCGATCAGGAACATGTGGATCGCCTGGGGATCGACAGCGGTGTGATTCAAATCATGTTGATCGAGACCAGCACCCAGTATTTGATCGATACTGCACGTATCAAGAGTCGTGGCGGTTTACTGACGTTCCACGATAACAAGCCAGAAGATCTGTTGGGCCCACCGCTGGAGCAATACGCTCGTAGCCTGCTGGGGCTCAGCGACCAGTAA
- a CDS encoding DUF1285 domain-containing protein codes for MSGPQKANDLLGQIPKTKGLPPVHLWNPDFCGDIDMRIARDGTWYYLGTPIGRKPMVKLFSTIIRRDGDDYFLITPVEKVGIKVDDAPFVAIAVEVEGEGEAQVLRFTTNVDETTDAGAEHPMRVVIDPVTQEPAPYVHVRSNLEALIHRNVFYQLVELAVSREIDGQSWLGVWSGGEFFPIGLEP; via the coding sequence ATGAGTGGCCCGCAAAAAGCCAATGACCTGTTGGGACAAATCCCCAAGACCAAAGGCTTGCCACCGGTGCACTTGTGGAACCCTGATTTCTGCGGCGACATCGACATGCGCATCGCCCGCGACGGCACCTGGTATTACCTGGGCACACCGATCGGGCGCAAGCCGATGGTCAAGCTGTTCTCCACCATCATTCGCCGCGACGGCGATGATTACTTTCTGATTACTCCAGTCGAAAAGGTGGGCATCAAGGTCGACGACGCGCCGTTCGTGGCGATTGCCGTGGAAGTCGAAGGCGAGGGTGAGGCTCAGGTCTTGCGCTTTACCACGAATGTCGACGAAACGACCGATGCCGGCGCCGAGCACCCCATGCGCGTGGTGATCGACCCGGTGACTCAGGAGCCCGCGCCGTATGTGCATGTGCGCAGCAACCTTGAAGCGCTGATCCACCGTAATGTGTTCTACCAATTGGTGGAGCTGGCGGTGAGCCGTGAGATTGACGGGCAGAGTTGGCTCGGTGTCTGGAGCGGTGGCGAGTTCTTTCCTATCGGGCTTGAGCCCTAA
- a CDS encoding substrate-binding domain-containing protein: MKRRRGIRSLCCAALAVTAVSLSSTLLAAEEVKIGFLVKQAEEPWFQTEWAFAEKAGKDKGFTVIKIAVPDGEKTLSAIDSLAANGAKGFVICPPDVSLGPAIMAKAKLNGLKVIAVDDRFVDAGGKFMEDVPYLGMAAFEVGQKQGAAMAAEAKKRGWDWKETYAVINTFNELDTGKKRTDGSVKALEDAGMPKDHILFSALKTLDVPGSMDATNSALVKLPGAAKNLIIGGMNDNTVLGGVRATESAGFAAANVIGIGINGTDAIGELKKPNSGFFGSMLPSPHIEGYNTASMMHEWVTTGKEPPKYTAMDDVTLITRDNFKQELEKIGLWN, from the coding sequence ATGAAACGTCGTCGTGGGATCCGTTCCCTGTGCTGTGCCGCTTTGGCGGTCACCGCGGTCAGCCTGAGCAGTACGTTGCTGGCGGCCGAGGAAGTGAAGATCGGTTTTCTGGTCAAGCAAGCCGAAGAGCCCTGGTTCCAGACCGAATGGGCATTCGCCGAAAAGGCCGGCAAGGACAAGGGCTTCACCGTCATCAAGATCGCCGTGCCTGACGGCGAGAAAACCCTGTCGGCCATCGACAGCCTGGCGGCCAACGGCGCCAAGGGCTTCGTGATCTGCCCGCCGGACGTATCCCTGGGCCCTGCGATCATGGCCAAGGCCAAGCTCAATGGTTTGAAAGTGATCGCCGTCGATGACCGTTTCGTCGATGCTGGCGGCAAGTTCATGGAAGACGTGCCGTACCTCGGCATGGCAGCTTTCGAAGTCGGCCAGAAGCAGGGCGCCGCCATGGCCGCCGAAGCGAAAAAACGCGGCTGGGACTGGAAAGAAACCTATGCGGTGATCAACACCTTCAACGAACTCGACACCGGCAAGAAACGCACCGACGGTTCGGTTAAAGCCCTGGAAGACGCCGGGATGCCGAAAGACCACATTCTGTTCTCGGCCCTGAAAACCCTCGACGTGCCGGGCAGCATGGATGCCACCAACTCGGCGCTGGTGAAACTGCCGGGTGCGGCGAAAAACCTGATCATCGGCGGCATGAACGACAACACCGTGCTGGGCGGCGTGCGCGCCACCGAAAGCGCCGGTTTTGCCGCGGCAAACGTGATCGGCATCGGCATCAACGGCACCGATGCCATTGGCGAACTGAAGAAACCCAACAGCGGCTTCTTCGGCTCGATGCTGCCGAGCCCGCACATCGAGGGTTACAACACCGCCAGCATGATGCACGAGTGGGTCACCACCGGCAAAGAGCCGCCGAAATACACCGCCATGGACGACGTGACGCTGATCACGCGCGACAACTTCAAGCAGGAACTGGAAAAGATCGGCCTGTGGAATTGA
- the araG gene encoding L-arabinose ABC transporter ATP-binding protein AraG, which yields MHAHVQTDEQRIGGSLRFNGIGKTFPGVKALDGISFVAHPGQVHALMGENGAGKSTLLKILGGAYTPNSGDLQIGEQTRVFKSTADSIGSGVAVIHQELHLVPEMTVAENLFLGHLPASFGLINRGALRQQALACLKGLADEIDPQEKVGRLSLGQRQLVEIAKALSRGAHVIAFDEPTSSLSAREIDRLMAIIGRLRDEGKVVLYVSHRMEEVFRICNAVTVFKDGRFVRTFEDMSALTHDQLVTCMVGRDIQDIYDYRNRPRGAVALKVDGLLGPGLREPVSFEVHKGEILGLFGLVGAGRTELLRMLSGLTRNTAGRLELRGHELKLHSPRDAIAAGILLCPEDRKKEGILPLASVAENINISARGAHSTFGCLLRGLWEKGNADKQIKALKVKTPNAAQKIMYLSGGNQQKAILGRWLSMPMKVLLLDEPTRGIDIGAKAEIYQIIHNLAASGIAVIVVSSDLMEVMGISDRILVLCEGTMRGELTREHANESNLLQLALPRQRAADVAN from the coding sequence ATGCACGCACACGTACAAACAGATGAACAGCGCATTGGCGGGAGTCTGCGCTTCAACGGGATCGGCAAAACCTTTCCCGGGGTGAAGGCGCTGGACGGCATCAGCTTCGTCGCGCATCCGGGACAGGTTCACGCCTTGATGGGGGAGAACGGCGCCGGTAAATCCACATTGTTGAAAATCCTCGGCGGTGCTTACACACCGAACAGCGGCGACCTGCAGATCGGCGAGCAGACCAGGGTCTTCAAGTCCACCGCCGACAGCATTGGCAGCGGTGTTGCGGTGATCCATCAGGAGCTGCACCTGGTGCCGGAAATGACCGTGGCCGAGAACCTGTTTCTCGGTCATCTGCCGGCGAGTTTCGGCCTGATCAATCGCGGCGCCTTGCGCCAACAGGCACTGGCCTGTCTCAAAGGCCTGGCCGATGAAATCGATCCGCAAGAGAAAGTCGGACGTTTGTCCCTCGGTCAGCGGCAACTGGTGGAAATCGCCAAGGCGCTGTCCCGTGGCGCGCATGTGATTGCATTCGATGAACCCACCAGCAGCCTGTCGGCGCGGGAAATCGATCGCTTGATGGCAATCATCGGGCGCCTGCGGGACGAAGGCAAAGTGGTGCTTTACGTCTCCCATCGCATGGAGGAAGTGTTCCGCATCTGCAACGCGGTAACGGTGTTCAAGGACGGTCGCTTCGTGCGCACCTTCGAGGACATGAGCGCGTTGACCCATGACCAGTTGGTGACGTGCATGGTCGGTCGCGACATTCAGGACATCTACGATTACCGCAACCGTCCCCGTGGCGCGGTGGCGCTCAAGGTCGACGGGTTGCTGGGGCCGGGCTTGCGTGAGCCGGTGAGTTTCGAAGTGCACAAAGGCGAGATTCTTGGGCTGTTCGGCCTGGTTGGCGCGGGTCGCACCGAGCTGCTGCGCATGCTCAGCGGGCTGACCCGCAACACCGCCGGACGCCTGGAATTACGCGGGCATGAACTGAAGCTGCATTCACCACGCGATGCCATCGCCGCGGGGATTCTGTTGTGCCCCGAGGACCGCAAGAAGGAGGGCATCCTGCCGCTGGCCAGCGTCGCCGAGAACATCAACATCAGTGCCCGCGGCGCTCATTCGACCTTTGGTTGTCTGTTGCGCGGGCTGTGGGAAAAGGGCAACGCCGACAAGCAGATCAAGGCGCTGAAAGTGAAGACGCCCAACGCGGCGCAGAAAATCATGTACCTGTCCGGCGGCAATCAGCAGAAGGCGATCCTTGGTCGCTGGTTGTCGATGCCGATGAAAGTCCTGCTGCTCGACGAGCCCACCCGGGGCATCGACATCGGGGCCAAAGCCGAGATCTACCAGATCATCCACAACCTGGCCGCCAGCGGTATTGCGGTGATTGTGGTGTCCAGCGACCTGATGGAAGTCATGGGTATTTCCGACCGCATCCTGGTGCTCTGCGAAGGCACGATGCGCGGCGAACTGACCCGCGAACACGCCAATGAATCCAACCTGCTGCAACTGGCTTTGCCACGCCAACGCGCTGCCGACGTGGCGAACTGA
- a CDS encoding FadR/GntR family transcriptional regulator — protein MSSSFHASTVDWLGCWIAAGQVKPGETIKVEADLGEQLGVSRTVIREAIKTLVAKGMLEVGPKVGTRVLPVRRWNLFDPQVVGWLSRSGLPENFVDDLLDLRRTIEPMAVRWACERATVEQVQAVLQAYNALERAVDSGVDYNRADQFFHECILAASHNQFIEQMVPALGALLAVSFEVSAADPDELRRTLPIHKDMADAIAARDAARGVWACMTLIDNADLAIKRFYPQVMADKKAS, from the coding sequence ATGTCCAGCAGTTTTCACGCGTCGACGGTTGATTGGCTGGGGTGCTGGATCGCCGCTGGCCAGGTGAAGCCCGGCGAAACCATCAAGGTTGAAGCCGATCTGGGCGAACAGCTCGGGGTCAGCCGTACCGTCATCCGCGAAGCCATCAAAACCCTGGTCGCCAAAGGCATGCTCGAAGTCGGGCCGAAGGTCGGCACGCGGGTGTTGCCGGTGCGGCGCTGGAACCTCTTCGATCCACAAGTCGTCGGCTGGCTGTCGCGCAGCGGTTTGCCGGAAAACTTCGTCGACGACTTGCTCGACCTGCGTCGTACCATCGAACCGATGGCCGTGCGCTGGGCCTGCGAGCGCGCGACGGTGGAGCAAGTGCAAGCGGTGCTTCAGGCCTACAACGCGCTGGAACGAGCGGTGGACAGTGGAGTTGATTACAACCGCGCCGACCAGTTCTTCCACGAGTGCATCCTCGCCGCCAGCCACAATCAATTCATCGAACAAATGGTCCCGGCCCTCGGCGCGTTGCTGGCAGTGTCCTTTGAAGTGTCTGCCGCCGACCCCGACGAGCTGCGCCGAACCTTGCCGATCCACAAAGACATGGCCGACGCCATCGCCGCCCGGGATGCCGCGCGGGGTGTGTGGGCCTGCATGACCCTGATCGATAACGCCGATCTGGCGATCAAACGGTTTTACCCACAAGTCATGGCCGATAAAAAGGCCAGCTAA
- a CDS encoding PilZ domain-containing protein codes for MNEPVSPGPRNGILSLTIKDRSVLYAAYMPFIKNGGLFIPTNKSYKLGDEVFMLLHLMDEPEKIPVAGRVTWITPKGAQGNRAAGVGVQFNEGDDTARSRIETHLAGALKSDRPTHTM; via the coding sequence ATGAACGAACCCGTCAGTCCCGGGCCGCGCAATGGCATTTTGTCCTTGACCATCAAGGACAGATCCGTGCTCTACGCGGCCTATATGCCGTTCATCAAGAATGGTGGCCTGTTTATCCCGACCAACAAGAGCTACAAGTTGGGCGATGAGGTCTTCATGCTGCTGCACCTGATGGACGAACCGGAAAAGATCCCGGTCGCCGGCAGGGTCACCTGGATTACCCCCAAAGGTGCCCAGGGCAACCGCGCCGCTGGGGTCGGTGTGCAATTCAACGAAGGCGACGATACCGCGCGCAGTCGAATCGAAACCCATCTGGCCGGAGCCCTGAAGTCCGACCGTCCCACTCATACGATGTAA
- a CDS encoding TatD family hydrolase has translation MLVDSHCHLDRLDLAAHDGSLDAALDAARARGVGHFLCIGVSADNAADVKALAERYDDVDCSVGVHPLDVQPGGAPALDWLLRELNHPRVVAIGETGLDYHYEPEAAALQQESFRLHLHAAEQTGKPVIIHTRGARADTLELLREAALPQAGVLHCFTEDWDMAKAALDMGYYISLSGIVTFRNADALRDVASKVPADRLLVETDSPYLAPIPYRGKPNLPQYVREVAEFLAMLRGESYERFAEQTTENFKRLFPLAHVRASA, from the coding sequence ATGCTTGTAGATTCCCATTGCCACCTTGATCGCCTCGACCTTGCCGCCCACGACGGCTCCCTGGATGCCGCACTCGATGCGGCCCGTGCGCGCGGGGTAGGGCATTTTCTGTGCATTGGCGTCAGCGCCGATAACGCCGCCGACGTCAAGGCGTTGGCCGAACGTTACGACGACGTCGATTGTTCAGTCGGCGTGCATCCGCTGGACGTGCAGCCGGGGGGCGCGCCGGCACTGGACTGGCTGTTGCGCGAACTCAATCATCCGCGGGTGGTGGCAATCGGGGAAACCGGCCTGGATTACCACTACGAGCCGGAAGCGGCAGCGTTGCAGCAGGAATCGTTCCGCCTGCATCTGCACGCGGCTGAGCAGACCGGCAAGCCGGTAATCATCCATACCCGGGGCGCCCGGGCCGACACCCTCGAACTGCTGCGTGAGGCGGCGCTGCCTCAGGCGGGCGTGCTGCACTGTTTTACCGAAGACTGGGACATGGCCAAGGCCGCGCTGGACATGGGGTATTACATTTCCTTGTCCGGTATTGTCACTTTTCGCAATGCCGATGCCCTGCGTGATGTCGCCAGCAAGGTGCCGGCTGACCGGTTGCTGGTGGAAACCGACTCGCCGTATCTGGCGCCGATCCCGTATCGCGGCAAACCGAACCTGCCGCAATACGTGCGTGAGGTCGCGGAATTTCTGGCAATGTTGCGAGGTGAGTCCTACGAGCGTTTTGCCGAGCAGACCACCGAGAATTTCAAGCGGTTATTTCCGTTGGCGCACGTCAGGGCATCGGCGTAA
- a CDS encoding GTP 3',8-cyclase MoaA: MIVDRQGRRFRNLRISLTSACNYACTYCVPNGKRLVAAQDELSAEAMARGVAYLIEAAGIERLRITGGEPLVSPKLEAFMTAVGQMGLADISLTTNGQLLAKKLPLLVDAGIRRINVSLDTLDAHAFRSIARGGDLATVLDGMNQAAAAGMKIKVNMVPLRGQNLDQVMPLLDYCLERGYELRFIELMRMGHLASDSNAFLQQFVSLQQLLSLIGERYEYLQADAPVDATAVRYEIPEQGHFGVIANESVPFCRTCSRLRLSSTGWLHGCLSSSNRHYVGDLLDKPRHQALPALQRLLVKALGDKQEVAFSGGATIMKIIGG, encoded by the coding sequence ATGATCGTTGACCGTCAAGGCAGGCGTTTTCGCAATTTGCGGATCAGTCTGACTTCCGCCTGCAACTACGCCTGTACCTACTGCGTGCCTAACGGCAAGCGGCTGGTGGCTGCACAGGATGAGTTGTCGGCCGAGGCCATGGCACGCGGCGTGGCCTATCTGATCGAAGCGGCGGGCATCGAGCGCCTGCGCATTACCGGTGGCGAGCCACTGGTCAGTCCCAAACTCGAAGCCTTCATGACCGCCGTCGGGCAGATGGGCCTGGCGGACATCAGCCTGACCACCAATGGTCAGTTGCTGGCGAAGAAGCTGCCGCTGCTGGTGGACGCCGGTATTCGGCGCATCAACGTTTCCCTCGATACTTTGGATGCGCATGCTTTCCGTAGCATTGCGCGTGGTGGTGATCTGGCGACCGTCCTTGACGGTATGAACCAGGCCGCGGCGGCGGGCATGAAGATCAAGGTCAACATGGTGCCGCTACGAGGGCAAAACCTCGATCAAGTGATGCCCCTGCTCGATTACTGCCTGGAACGCGGCTACGAGCTGCGCTTCATCGAATTGATGCGCATGGGCCACCTGGCCAGCGATTCCAATGCCTTCCTGCAACAGTTCGTCAGCCTTCAGCAATTGCTGAGCCTGATCGGCGAGCGCTACGAGTACCTTCAGGCCGACGCGCCGGTCGATGCCACGGCGGTGCGCTACGAAATTCCAGAGCAGGGCCACTTTGGTGTGATCGCCAACGAAAGCGTGCCGTTCTGCCGCACCTGCTCGCGTCTGCGTTTGTCGTCCACTGGCTGGCTGCATGGTTGCCTGTCATCGAGCAATCGCCACTATGTCGGCGATCTGCTCGACAAACCTCGTCACCAGGCATTGCCGGCGTTGCAGCGGCTGTTGGTGAAAGCCTTGGGGGACAAGCAGGAAGTGGCGTTCTCCGGTGGCGCAACCATCATGAAGATTATTGGCGGCTGA